Proteins co-encoded in one Haloarcula sp. DT43 genomic window:
- a CDS encoding site-specific integrase, whose protein sequence is MLEKERADDLIRYLETYRYASLTHVIMAFLWHTMMRIGGVRALDLEDYNQREQYIEVLHRPETGTPIKNKEFGERMVALSGPMCTLLDDWIANQRPQTTDEYDRNPLLSTSHGRISKTSLRGQCYRHTRPCKSQNECPHDRDFDTCEALKSDGASLCPSSVSPHAVRRGSITHSLNQDVPMAVISDRANVSSKVLEKHYDRRTKKEKMEKRREFVDDM, encoded by the coding sequence ATGCTTGAGAAAGAGCGAGCTGATGACCTCATCCGATATCTCGAAACCTACAGGTATGCTTCGTTGACTCACGTGATCATGGCATTTCTATGGCACACAATGATGCGCATTGGCGGCGTTCGGGCGCTTGATTTAGAAGACTACAATCAGAGGGAGCAGTATATCGAAGTACTGCATCGGCCAGAAACCGGTACGCCAATTAAAAATAAAGAGTTCGGTGAACGGATGGTTGCCCTCTCTGGACCGATGTGTACACTCCTTGATGACTGGATTGCCAACCAGCGTCCCCAGACCACCGATGAGTACGATCGAAATCCCTTATTGTCGACAAGCCACGGCCGAATTTCGAAAACTAGTCTGCGTGGACAATGTTACCGTCATACTCGGCCATGTAAGTCTCAGAATGAATGCCCTCACGACCGTGACTTCGACACCTGCGAAGCTTTGAAATCTGATGGGGCGTCGTTGTGTCCATCAAGCGTCAGCCCACATGCTGTTCGGCGAGGGAGTATTACCCATTCATTGAACCAAGATGTTCCTATGGCTGTGATCAGTGACAGAGCTAACGTCTCTTCGAAGGTTCTCGAGAAGCACTATGACCGACGGACCAAGAAAGAAAAAATGGAAAAGAGACGCGAATTTGTCGACGACATGTGA